The genomic stretch TCCTAAATATCAAATTGCGCCTACTATCAATCCTGGAAACTTTGCCAGCTACGAATGGTACCTCGAAGGGCAAATCGTCTCTACCAGTTCCACCTATAAACCCTCAGCTGTAGGAGACTATCAGCTTAGGGTTTTTAGTTTGGAAGGATGCGCTTATGAGACGAAATTTTCTACAGAAGAAGAGTGCGAACTTAAGGTGATCTATCCGACTGCCGTACAGCCTGGCAATCCGGACAAAGAGTTTTTAATTTACACTAACTACCTCATTGACGAACTAGATCTGGTCATCCTAAATAAGTGGGGGCAGGTAATCTTCCAGTGCTCCCAAACCAATCTGATATCTGAGGAATCTACCTGCGTATGGAACGGGACGTATAATGGAAAAAAAATCCCGAACGGGAATTATGCGGTACGGGTTGATTTCAAGAACTATGAGAAGGATATTTCTAAATCGCAATTTGGTTCCATATTGATCATTGAATAGCCTAAAATAAGATAGTTTAATCAAATGGAACGTTTTTTGTTTTTGGGTTTAGTTAAATCCACCCAAAGATCAAGGGTGTTATTATATTTGTACACACCCAAAACAAATAAGTTGAATTCTGTAGCACAATTCCCTACATCAAAGGTTGGGAAGATTTTAATTTGGCTCTTACTATTTCTGGCTCCTCTACTCCTATGGGGAGAGGAAAAAGGAAAGCCAAGTAAATCCGAAGTCAAGTACCTGCCTGACCTGGCCTTGGGAATAGCAGGGCCCACAGATCTATGCCTGGTCCTTGGCACAGCCACAGGGGATTACAGCATCATCGATCCTTCGTCTGGAGAATATACGTGGCTGCTACAAAATCCTGATGGGACCACCTCTACCCTAGCTAAGGGCGGGGCAGCGAGTGTGGGAACCATACCGATCAGGTATGCCGTTCCGGGTGACTACACATTAACCTTAGAAGAACGAACCTCTCCCACCGCAAGCCCTAATTCTACGAGTATCTCCATCACTGTCGCCAGAGGCCCGGGAATCATACTCAAGCCTGATTACCTACTATGTGGGGAAAACATCCCCACTCTTGAAGTCATGGATCCCGCTGATCCGGATCTGGGCAAGTATGAATTTACCTGGTCAAGGGACGAGGAATTTGTAAACGTTGTCTATCAAGGTGTAGGTGCCGCCGGCAACGTGTTCACCCCTACTGCGGAAGGCTATTATTATGTCCAACTTAAACAGACGGATGCTAGCTCCGCTTGTGAGGCCACAGCCGCCACTTATGTAGGGCCACCTGTAGATTTTGAGTTTGTGCAGAATAAAGACGAAGTCTGTGAGGGAGAATCCGTAAAAATAGAACTGGACACTCCTATCAATGGGGAGTGGTGGTACAGAAAGCAGGGTGATCCCGACAAAATCAGCTTGGGCAGTAGCTATACGGTTACTTTGGGCAACACCCAATTTACTGAGCCTGGGGTATTTGAAATAGGCTTTATAGCCGACGACCCAAACACGTCCTGTCCTTCGGAGAGAATCACCACTGTAAGACAAAAAGAAGGACCAAAAATCAATTTTAACACTATAAATAATCCCTCCAGCTGCGGAGCCTCTGATGGCTCATTCGAGATGACAATCGTCAACGATATGGAGTCAGTACTTCTTTTAGATGAGGATCTGAATGTCACGCTGGATTATGGGCCGCAGCAAGCAGGCACTGTATTACCCCCAGTCACCGGACTCGAAGCAGGAATATACATCATCGCGGCTACGAATACAGAAGGATGCGCTGGTAATTTCTTCCATGCACTGAATCTGCCTAGTGCTCCTAAAGAGACAGATATTGTGACCTTCAAAGAAGAATGTGTGCTGAACGGTGTCAATATGGGTAGAGTAGAGATCACTTTTCCCAACGGCAATGTCACGGGAGAATACCGTATTTTATCAGAAAGTACAGGCGCTTCTATCTTTAAGACACTCACAAACGAGAACTTTATTTCCGAAGAACTACCCGGTGGGTTTTATTACTTTGATTTTGAATACGAAGACGATGCGTGTCACCCTCTAATTGAACGTTTCAGAATAGAACGCAGGAGAGACGTTCCTTTCTCCCTGCCGGAGGTGATAGAAATATGCGACAGCTATGAGCTATCCTTGCAAACCGACCTAAACCTCGATTTTGAATTGACAAAACCTGACGGTACTAAGGCCCCGGCCAGCACAGGCGGATCATTTTTACTGGAAGAGGAAGGAGACTACAGCCTATACATAGCACCTGTGGACACCGACGGTGATTACTGCCCGATAATCCAGGAATTCAGGGTGGACAAACTGGATTATCAGATTGATTTCAGCTATGAAGTCATTGACGAAAACTGCCTGGGCGATCAAATATGGGGTGCGGTCATACAGAACCTCGATGTAGAAGACGCCACAATCAGATGGTACAACAGTACGGGAGAAATCCTAGGACGCTCCCTTGAATTCAGACCTACAGAATTTGGGGAAGTATATCAGCTCACCGTACAGCCTAGAGCAATGGCTGCCTGCCAGATCACTCCTCTAGACATCCCATTTACCCAGCCCATTCTAAGTGTTCCAGCTGAGCTTAGTTATGAAGAGGAATGTGAACTGTTTATCATTAATCTGGAAATCCTGGAAAATGCGGATCAAGTAACCTGGATCGAGTGGATACTCTTTTTGGAAGACGGTAGCGTAGTAGATTTGGATGCGGGAGCTGAACTATATGAGATTTCCGATGAAAGAACAGGGATATATGAGGCCATTGTATATCGTGACAAACAGTCCGGTGACCGCTGCGAAATCGCACGGGTAAATATCTCGATAGAGGAAAGAACGCTCACCCCGAAGCCTGAGCTTGAAGATTCCTATCCTTTCTGCTCAAAAGGTAACGGCATTCCGGCTATCAACCCCGGCTCCTATGAATCTTACTCATGGACTTACCTTACAGGAGATGTGGTAGCAGGCACTGATTCCACCTTTCGACCTCAGCAGGCAGGGCTCTATAAATTAGCTGTGCTCACTGTGGAGGGCTGTATTTATGAGGAAGAATTCAGAGTCTATGACGTCTGTAATATTGACTATGTCCTTCCCAACGCCATGATTTTGGGAGATGCTGAGCGGGATTTTAGAGTCACTGTGAGTGAAGGCGTGTCTGAGGCAGAAATGTATGTAATCAATTCTACCGGAGAATTAATCCACTACGCAACAGAGAATGAAATAGGCTTTCAGGAACCTATACTTACTTGGGATGGTAAAATTAATGGAAATTATGCTCCACTAGGCACCTATGCGATAATTCTAATTCTCAGGAACCCTGAATATGGTTTGGATGAAAAAATCACCAAATCCTTATTGATTTTGGAATAAAGCGGGATTTGCTGAGAACATTTTTTATCAGCGGGAAAGCCGAATGCAATATTTTTCCTATTTTTCCACCTTTGGAATTATTCACTCACAACCCAAAATTCAAAAACCTATCCATATGACTCAAACCATTAACAAGTCGGCACTCTTCAACGCGAGTTGCTTTGCACTCATTACCACCGCCTTTACCTTCTCTATCCGGGCTGGAATTCTTCCTCAGCTGGGCGCTGAATTCAATTTATCCAACGAACAGCTTGGATTTATCAACTCCATGTGGTTCTTAGGGTTTCCTATTTCGATGATCCTAGGAGGGCTACTTTATCACAAAGTAGGTCCAGCCAATATCATGAGGGTTGCATTTGTGATGCATACGCTGGGTATTCTTCTTACCATTTATGCTGGTGGATACACAACCTTATTGCTTTCCACTTTATGTATAGGCTTTGGCAACGGTTGTACTGAAGCAGCCTGTAACCCACTGATCGCCGATATGTACACCGGGGATAAAATGAATAAAATGCTGAACAGATTCCATATGTGGTTTCCTGGGGGAATTGTGGTTGGAAGCTTGATTTCAAAATTCATGACAGATACAGGTGGAGTAATGGGACAGTGGCAAACCCAAATGTGGGTATTGATGATACCAACAGTTATTTATGCTGTATTGTTTTTTGGAAAAGCATTCCCAAAACCTCAAGTGGACGAGGCGATGTCTATCACTCAGAACTTAAAGGCAATGATCTCCCCAGTATTTATTTTCCTATTCGTTACCATGTCAATTACTGCTATCACTGAATTTGGCACTACGCAATGGGCAGAAGTAATCCTAAGTAGCTCTGGTGCCAGTGGCATGTTGATTTTGGCTTTGACTACAGGTGTAATGGCTGTTTCAAGATTCTTTGCCGGCCCAGTGGTCTCTAAATTTGGTCAAACAGGTATTTTGTTAATAGGAGCGGTTTTGGCGACAATCGGCATATACATGTTCAGTGTTGTAACAGGACCTTTGGCCTATGTAGCTGCAGTAATTTTTGCTCTTGGAGTGGCTTATTTCTGGCCTGTCATGGTGGGTGCTACAGCTCAAAGAGTACCGCTAAGTGGTGCATTAGGTATGTCAATCATAGGTGGAGTAGGCATGTTCTCCACTGCAATCTGGCAACCGGTTATCGGCAGCTGGATTGATGGATCCAGAGCCTCCATGGCTGCTGAAGGTAAGATCGGCGAAGCTCTTGAATTAGCTGCCGGGCAAGCCACACTCCAGAAATTGTTGCTTTTCCCAATTGTATTGATCGTATTGTTCACAATATTCTACTTCTGGCAAAAAGGAAAAAAACCAGCTGTCACCGCAGCAGCGCATTAAAATTTAAAAGCAGCCTTCGGGCTGCTTTTTTTTGCATTTAAGACTATGCATCACCATATCTTCAAAGGGTTAACTATTGGACGGGTAAACAGTTAACTTCCATTGTTCTCAGGACTGACATTTACATCACTTTTCAAGACTTTTTATTAATTTGACACCTTAATTCCAAACCCTATTAACCTCTTGACCTATGTTGAAGAATTTTACTGTACTCAGCTTGCTGGGATTCATTTTTTTTGCCTGCGAAAAAAAACACGAACCACTCTCCGACGAAGCCTATTCCAGCCTTTCCGATGAGGAAAAAAGAAGCCCTAAACATGCTGTGGATGGAATTGTAGTGGCAGATGAAAGATTGGAACTTACCCTATTTGCATCTGAACCTATGATGTCCAATCCCACCAACATGGATATTGATGACCGGGGCCGGGTGTGGATAGCTGAGGCATACAATTATAGAAATTCATTAAATCCCCGTAACCCCACCAAAGCTGAGGGAGATAGAATCCTAATCATGGAAGATACCAATGGAGATGGTGTAGCGGACAAATCTACTGTGTTTTACCAAGGCACCGATATCAATGCCGCCTTGGGTATTGCCGTGTTGGGCGATAAAGTTTATGTTTCTGTCAGCCCCTATGTGTACGTCTTCACCGATGCAGATGGGGATGATGTCCCTGAAAAAAAAGAGATTTTGTTCGAAGGAGTAGGTGGAGTACAGCATGATCACGGCATGCATGCGTTTACTTTCGGTCCTGACGGGAAACTGTATTTCAACTATGGCAACGAAGGCAAAGGAATCCATTATGCTGATGGCTCGCCTGTCCTTGACCCTCTGGGTAGGCCGGTAAACAGCGACACCCAGCCCTATAGGGAAGGAATGATATTCCGTATGGATCCGGATGGATCCGATGTGGAAGTGCTGGCGTGGAACTTCAGAAATAACTACGAAGTGGCCACAGACAGCTACGGCAGAATATGGCAGTCCGACAACGATGATGACGGCAACCGAAGCACCCGGATCAACTATGTGATGGACTATGGAAACTATGGCTTCAAGGACGAAGTCACCGGTGCTGACTGGAGATCCAGAAGAATCAATATGGAAGATTCCGTGTATCAGCAACACTGGCATCTGAATGATCCGGGAGTAGTCCCGAACCTGCTTCAAACTTATGCAGGTTCGCCTACAGGTATTTTGATTTATGAAGGCAAACTGCTGCCTGAAGAATACCAAAACCAGATGATCCACTCTGATGCAGGACCCAATGTGGTAAGAGCCTATCCAACTGTTCCAAAAGGAGCTGGTTTTGATGCTAAGATTATCAACATTCTCGATGGAAACTCACGCGACAATTGGTTTAGACCATCCGATGTTACTGTTGCCCCTGATGGTTCCCTTTTTGTATCAGACTGGTATGACCCGGGAGTAGGTGGCCATGCCATGGGGGATTTGGACAAAGGCCGAATCTATCGGGTCGCTCCAAAGGATGTCAATTACAAGCTGGAAAAGCCAGATTACAACAGTATTTCCTCACTAGTCACCTTGCTGCAAAATCCAAACAGAGCCACGCACTTTAAGGCTTTCATGGCTTTGGTAGAAAAAGGAGGGGAAGCTAAAAATGCATTGGAAAAATTATTCACGGAAGGAGAAAGCAGGATGCGTGCCCGAGCTTTTTGGGTGCTCACCAAATTGCCAAATGGAAATGACTACATCAAAACAGCCGCAACCGACGGGGATGAAAACATTAGGGTAGCAGCCATAAGAGCTTACAGGAACAATAAAATGAGCGATGTCAGCTTCCTACTGGAAATGGCGGGCGATGAATCTGCCCAGGTGAGAAGAGAAGTAGCTTTGGCTATCCGATACAAGTCCAACCCAGAAGTTTGGCTGAAACTTGTAGAAGGTTATAAAAGTGGTGACCGATGGTATTTGGAAGCACTAGGTATAGCTGCTGAAGGCTTCTGGGATGAATACCTACCTCAATACTTGGAGAAAACCGACAAGACCTGGATGGAAAATCAGGAAGCTAAAGATATAATCTGGAGATCCCGGGCTTCAGACACCGCCGAGCTTTTAGGGAAAATCATACTTTCCCAGCCTGGCAGAAACAAAGAAGCCTATTATAGAGCGTTGGACTTCCAATCTCCTAACGCAAAGAATGAAACCTTAAAAGCGCTGCTGGCAAATGCTCCCGAGGAAGATCAGCTAATCATTTTGAGACAGATCAACTTTGATCCTGAGAATCCGGATCGGCAGGTTCTTTCCCTTGCAAAGCAAATTGCCGGAAGTATCGTCGGTGATAGGGATTTTATGGATATAGTAAGCAAGTACGGTTTAACAGACCAAAAGGAAAAGATTCAAAAGCTTCTTTACCAATCGGAAAACAATCAGTATTCCCAAATGGCCGCAAACATCTATGCTTCCCTGTATGGTATGTCTGACGTAGAGAATTATTTTGGAAATCCAGATCAGGAAAAATCAATTCTGGCTATAAGGAAATTTGGAGCCATTGACAATGAAAGCATGGCAAAATCTCTCTCCAAAATTTACTTGGATGAATCAAAGCCCCTAGAAGTACGAACTGCTGCGATGGAAGCTGCCAAGGGCTACAACTCCGAGCCCTACTTATGGGAACTGGCCAAATCGGAAAAAATCCCTGCTGACATGCTCCCAATTGCCCAGAAAATCCTTCTTTCGTCTTGGAATGGAAACATACGGGCCGAGGCAAATGAGAAATATGGCAACGCCAATTCTTCAGATAATATGGATATTTCCAAACTACTTGCACAGCAGGGAGATGTAGAGAATGGGCTTACTATCTCCAATAACTACTGCCTTGCCTGTCACAAAATAGCAGACAAAGGGGTGGATTTTGGGCCTGGCCTCACAGAAATAGGTGACAAGCTTTCCAAAGAAGGGCTATTCAATGCGATCATCAATCCGTCCGAAGGAATGGGATTTGGATATGAAACCCAACTGGTCAAAATGAAAGACGGCACCGAATTTACCTGCATAGTCAATTCGAAGACAGAAAATGACCTAGTGGTGAAGTTGGTGGGCAGCGGCGAGCAGAAGATCTACAAGCTGGCAGACGTAGAAAGCGTAACCCAGCTGGAAGAATCCCTGATGCCTAAATTCCCGCTATCGGAAACGGAGTTGGTGGATCTGGTTAGTTATTTGGAGACACTGAGGAAATAGAATTTTTGAATTAAGAATAGTATTCTCAAATCCCAGTTTATGAAAATAGGCTGGGATTTTTGATAAGGTTTACCTGTATTTATTGCGCCGATGCAACTAGAGATAAAACCTGAACTTTTCGCAAAACGTCTTCTGTTTAGATTCTGCTGAAATAGTTTAACTTTGAGTAGCTATGATTCCGTTAATCAAGAAAAACCTACAAAAAATCAGAATTCTGTGTCAAGATCACAGCGTAGATTCATTTGCCCTTTTCGGATCAGCTGCTAGAGGAGACTTTGACAGCGCTAGTGATATTGATTTTCTAGTACGGTTTTCCACCACAGTTGAGCTTTTGGATTATGCGGACAACTATTTTAATTTTTTGGAAAATCTTGAAAAACTTTTTAAAAGACCCATTGATTTAGTATCGGAAAAATCCCTGAAAAACCCCATTCTCATCCAAGAAATAAATAAATCAAAGATACCTCTGTATGAATGCTAAATCTCTTAATTTCAGATAAAATCGATCCTGCCTGTCGATGGACACACACAGAGGAATGATTATACGCTGCGCAAGATTCCATCCCGTATCCTTCGTCACGGGACAGGTATGGCCTTTAAAAGACAAATTATAATCAGATGAAAACCTATTTTTCAAGCACATTCCTTTTGCTGCTAATTACAGTAGTTAAATCCTATAGTCAGCAGACAAATCCAATCTACGAATCCGAAACCCTTCAAATTGAACAAATCAGCCCAAACACTTACGTCCACATCAGCTACCTGAATACGGATGATTTTGGGAGAGTAAGTTGCAATGGTATGATTGTCATCAATGACGGAGAAGCCTTGGTGTTTGACACTCCGGCAAATGAAGAAGCCAGTGTAGAATTGCTGGACTGGTTGGAGAACGGGCAGCAAACAAGCGTAAAAGGGGTGGTGGCTACGCACTTCCACTGGGACTGTCTGGGTGGGCTGAATGAATTTCATGCCAGAGGAATACCTTCTTACGCGTCCAATAAGACTATAGAGTTGGCAAAATCCGCAGGCTACCCCATTCCGAAAAATGGATTTAAAAAGAAAATGAAACTCAATACCGGAAATATAGAAGTGGTCAACCAATTTCTGGGAGAAGGACACACCAAGGATAATTTCGTTGCGTTTGTTTCTTCAGACCATGTGCTATTCGGAGGATGCATGATCAAGGAGCTGGGCGCAGGTAACGGCTACTTGGGAGATGCAAATGTTCCAGCTTGGTCAGCTACTGTCAGAAAGGTAAAAGCAGCTTACCCTGATGTCCAGATTGTGATCCCGGGTCATGGAAAGGTAGGCGGGCCAGAACTATTGGACTATACTGAGGAGATGTTTGAAAAAGAGGGAAAATAAGGTGACATCTCCTGTTTGTAAAGAGGGAAGGTTTCCTTCAGATTTTTAAATGCATAATCCATAAAAAAGCCCTTGCAGATATCCGCAAGGACTTTCCAATGTTAAACCATAATTTGTAATTTACTTTTTCTCAACTACTTTAAATTTTGCTTCACCTGAATGCACCTGTCCAAAGCGGTCTGTAGCCTGAATGCGAACCACATGCTCTCCCGCTTTCAATTTGGCTGGAATAGCTCCTCTCCACAGGTGCTTGCTCTGGGCGGGGTTAGAAGGGCGCCTGCCTTCGATCAACTCTTCCGTCACATCCCATTCGAATAAATCTACCAGATAGGAAGGATCATAATCTTCTACTTTACCCATTGCTTTCCATTCTCCCTCATCAA from Algoriphagus sp. NG3 encodes the following:
- a CDS encoding MFS transporter produces the protein MTQTINKSALFNASCFALITTAFTFSIRAGILPQLGAEFNLSNEQLGFINSMWFLGFPISMILGGLLYHKVGPANIMRVAFVMHTLGILLTIYAGGYTTLLLSTLCIGFGNGCTEAACNPLIADMYTGDKMNKMLNRFHMWFPGGIVVGSLISKFMTDTGGVMGQWQTQMWVLMIPTVIYAVLFFGKAFPKPQVDEAMSITQNLKAMISPVFIFLFVTMSITAITEFGTTQWAEVILSSSGASGMLILALTTGVMAVSRFFAGPVVSKFGQTGILLIGAVLATIGIYMFSVVTGPLAYVAAVIFALGVAYFWPVMVGATAQRVPLSGALGMSIIGGVGMFSTAIWQPVIGSWIDGSRASMAAEGKIGEALELAAGQATLQKLLLFPIVLIVLFTIFYFWQKGKKPAVTAAAH
- a CDS encoding PVC-type heme-binding CxxCH protein, with translation MLKNFTVLSLLGFIFFACEKKHEPLSDEAYSSLSDEEKRSPKHAVDGIVVADERLELTLFASEPMMSNPTNMDIDDRGRVWIAEAYNYRNSLNPRNPTKAEGDRILIMEDTNGDGVADKSTVFYQGTDINAALGIAVLGDKVYVSVSPYVYVFTDADGDDVPEKKEILFEGVGGVQHDHGMHAFTFGPDGKLYFNYGNEGKGIHYADGSPVLDPLGRPVNSDTQPYREGMIFRMDPDGSDVEVLAWNFRNNYEVATDSYGRIWQSDNDDDGNRSTRINYVMDYGNYGFKDEVTGADWRSRRINMEDSVYQQHWHLNDPGVVPNLLQTYAGSPTGILIYEGKLLPEEYQNQMIHSDAGPNVVRAYPTVPKGAGFDAKIINILDGNSRDNWFRPSDVTVAPDGSLFVSDWYDPGVGGHAMGDLDKGRIYRVAPKDVNYKLEKPDYNSISSLVTLLQNPNRATHFKAFMALVEKGGEAKNALEKLFTEGESRMRARAFWVLTKLPNGNDYIKTAATDGDENIRVAAIRAYRNNKMSDVSFLLEMAGDESAQVRREVALAIRYKSNPEVWLKLVEGYKSGDRWYLEALGIAAEGFWDEYLPQYLEKTDKTWMENQEAKDIIWRSRASDTAELLGKIILSQPGRNKEAYYRALDFQSPNAKNETLKALLANAPEEDQLIILRQINFDPENPDRQVLSLAKQIAGSIVGDRDFMDIVSKYGLTDQKEKIQKLLYQSENNQYSQMAANIYASLYGMSDVENYFGNPDQEKSILAIRKFGAIDNESMAKSLSKIYLDESKPLEVRTAAMEAAKGYNSEPYLWELAKSEKIPADMLPIAQKILLSSWNGNIRAEANEKYGNANSSDNMDISKLLAQQGDVENGLTISNNYCLACHKIADKGVDFGPGLTEIGDKLSKEGLFNAIINPSEGMGFGYETQLVKMKDGTEFTCIVNSKTENDLVVKLVGSGEQKIYKLADVESVTQLEESLMPKFPLSETELVDLVSYLETLRK
- a CDS encoding nucleotidyltransferase family protein — its product is MIPLIKKNLQKIRILCQDHSVDSFALFGSAARGDFDSASDIDFLVRFSTTVELLDYADNYFNFLENLEKLFKRPIDLVSEKSLKNPILIQEINKSKIPLYEC
- the bla gene encoding subclass B1 metallo-beta-lactamase, coding for MKTYFSSTFLLLLITVVKSYSQQTNPIYESETLQIEQISPNTYVHISYLNTDDFGRVSCNGMIVINDGEALVFDTPANEEASVELLDWLENGQQTSVKGVVATHFHWDCLGGLNEFHARGIPSYASNKTIELAKSAGYPIPKNGFKKKMKLNTGNIEVVNQFLGEGHTKDNFVAFVSSDHVLFGGCMIKELGAGNGYLGDANVPAWSATVRKVKAAYPDVQIVIPGHGKVGGPELLDYTEEMFEKEGK